A region of the Anolis sagrei isolate rAnoSag1 chromosome 4, rAnoSag1.mat, whole genome shotgun sequence genome:
CCGTGACAGGTGAGAAAGTGGAATGGCACAAAGAGTGGAACTCAGGTGATTAGAGCTTGTAAATGTATTGTGGTCAGTGAGAAACATAAACAACATTCTGTATCAGAGCTTCCCAAATCATGTGTCAAGGATAGCCCCttgtacaaaaaaataaaataatgggataaacaaataataaagatAGATTTTGACTATCCTGATattttgttggaaaacaaactgtCAAGAATATCAGGTCCAGTAAACTCATTTGCTTTGCAGACAGTTTCATGGTCCAAAAGGttgaagaggcaacaaggggatcatctattttagatctgatcctaaccaGCAGTGATGTCTTGATAAATGGGATGGATGTAATGGGTTCTTCAGGCAGGAGTGACCATATTCTTCTAGAACACAGTTTTCCTAACTGTGATATGACACATTAGTATGTTGGCTGCAGTTTGTGCTGTGTCAAAGTATCTAGAAACCTCTGTGTCTGTGAAATAATCAATACATATGGTatttgaaaaatatatgaaaagtttTCATAAGATCCAcccattttgttattacaatgtaTCTGTATGTCTGCATCTCataagggattggtttaacctctggtttacTAGTAAAACTGAATAACTGTCATAAAATTATGCATGTCAAAATAGTGTCattaacatgaaatgtttggaaatatCTTCTGTATAGTATTCTACTGCAATAGTTAACATACTCGGAAGGTCTGTTTAGTTGTGGTTTGAAGGATATTTTCTgttaaagcagaatacaaagacaCTTCAGTCCATGCACCTGAGGAAAAGGGCTTAGGTTACAAAAGCTTGTTACCAACTTTATCCTTTCagttaatctctgaggtggtacAAGATGGCTTTGCATACTTTTTAAAGGGACATTATATTTCTTCCATCACACATAGTTCCCAGGACTAAGAATGGAAAACCCTGAACTTGAGTAAACAAAGTCTTATTGTAATCTCAAGATGGGAGTAAATGTGTTTGTTTACTAGATGTTGCTAGACTGCATCTCCCACCATCCCTCACCAGTTGCCATGCTCACAAGcgctgatgggaattgtaattcaaaTTTTTTGGCATTTCTACTAAAGGAAATTTCTATTTTCAAACATACTTTAATTTACCTGGTTTTCATTTTTAGGTCCTAGTTTGTACTTATTCACTAAACTGGGTGCATGTTGAATAATCCTTTTCTCCCGCCCTGACTTATGCCTGCCTTTTTAGGTGGTCTGCCAGCGTCCCCACCATGTCCTGTgggcctgcctcctcctccttcagggCTGCCAGGCCCTTCTCTGAGGACAGATGCCACAAATCTACTTATCTCAGAGGCTGAAGAAGATTGTGCAATGGAAGATGTGCTTTCCCCTTTGAATGAAGCTCTGGATAACTGCAGGAAGACTCTGCGGGTGAGAAGAGCTGCAGGCCTTTCTCATGGTTTCCCATTTTTCTGGAGTAAAGAAAGTTCTTGGGTCTAATTAGCTGCAATTATGGCCTGCTTCACTGTCCTGAATTTGCCAGGGTGGCATCCCCCGGGTGCCAAATGTTGAGTGCACACATGCCAGTGTATTTGGAAGGCACTGGGCTGAAGAAGGCTGAGTTGGCCATGTTCTTAGCCTACTGAAACTgatggtgcatccacactgtagaattaatggagtatgacaccacttgaacttccttgactcaatgctgtggaatcatggaagtgcaccagcactctttagcagatagggttaaagaccttgtaaagctacaactgtcatgagtccatagcactgggccatagcagttaaaagtggtgccaaactgcattaattctagtttaAGGGCACCTGTATTAGCAGCTTTTCACCAGCAGTTGATTGGCTGCTGTGTGAACAAATACTGGACAAAATAAACCTTTAATTTGATTCAGTGTGGCCCTTCTTAAGTTCTTTCTATTGAGTGCCACAGTCCTGGGGATATTCTGTTGAAGAACACATGCTGGCAAGGGTCACATGACTGGTGGGCAGAGCCATCTCATTTTAAAGTGAGGCTTCCCTGTATCACCTACAAACATGTTTTGTGACCCATGAATCCCTGTAGCCCTCACACCAGCTGTTAATTTGGGAGGGGGCATTATCAGTTGCTGTGGTAGCAGCCAGAGAGCATGACAAAGTATCTCACCATCATTCCCTAATACCTCTGGACCCTTGTGGGCTCACTGCCATTATCAGATGAAAAAGGTGACTGAGAAAGGCAGACTATGTCCAAAGGGAGAAAATGGAATAGCACTTTTTCTTTAATGGCCATAGAAGAGTCCATGGGTTTTATTTGTGTGTAGCGTAAGGTATTTGAGGGATGGATTTGGAAGTGACTTCAGCTGgatagttttgtattttgtacttGGCTTCTTGAACAAATTTCTTTTAAACTCACCAGTTTGCCTTCTTTCCAGACATCCCACGGCATTTGTTTTATATGGGCATCTATTTCATGACAGCCATTCTTGCTGAGGCTTGTAGCATATTGCTAGCATACCTACTAGCTCCAAAATGTTGGAGGGAGgcatgcagtttggcatcataaAAGTGGATTTAACCATCACAAAAGCATGATTTAAGATAATGTCTGTTAAACTTTAATTATTACTGGATTAAGAGCATTGCTAATAAATTTTGTATTTCTGTTTTCAGAAACAGGTTTGTGATGACATTGGCAAGCGCTTGGTAATTCTGCAGCAGATGTGGGAACAAGGCAAACTCTCAGCTCCTGTGAGAAAGGGAATGAGGATTTTAATACACGGTGAGTAGCAATGACAAGCTTTGCGGCATGGCTGAAATGTTATGAGCCTCTCTGGCCTCTTTGTCGAAGCTTTACTGCAGAAGTACTGCTGAAATATAAGTAAGAAAGAAATATGGGGAATAAAATCATACACGTGTTTTTCCTTCGTTTAGTAGTTTCTTTAGGAGTGAGTTCCCTTGAAGATGTTCTGAGGTATTGTCTTCTTCCTTTCAGAATTCAAGAATCAACATTGGGATGCTGCTGATGAGATCCATCGCTCGCTAATGGTGGACCATGTCACTGAAGTAAACCAGTGGATGGTGGGAGTCAAAAGGCTCATTGCAGAATCAAGGAACTTGCCAACAGAGGATCTAGCCACAGTAGAACATGAGCAGAAAGTTCAAACCTCTTTGGAGCCAGAATGTCAACATGATTGAGCTGAGCTCATGGTCTTAGTATTGTAAGACTGAACCTCAATTCGGAGACACCTTTGCTCCCTAATAATGGATGATGACATCTGGCCCTCAACAGGCATGTTGCTTTTTCGGCTAAGCACTGGTTTTTCTACTTAGGCTGAATTGAGCAAAGCTGCATGAAGGAGAATCTTTCAAGTAAATTCTGCAGTTTTCAGAAGTCCGTAGTGGCAGAGGTTAAAACGGACAGCCTTAACTTGTATTTGCTCATGCAAAATGAAAATGGACTGGGGATACAGTTGTAACAGAGCTGTTCCTTAATACAGTGGTACATGGACCCTTGTGTAGCACACTGGCAAATGGCtgagaaaaaaaaattggcacaTTCCACTACCGCAAACGTCTATCCTAGATCTCACCACTCCAAGTAAATACGCGTTGTTTCTGGTGATCCTTATAAATCTGGAATTCTTTATTCAAACTTGTGTGACTTTTCTGGGAAATGTGCACTATATGAAATATAATTGTCGATTTCCAGATAATTGCACCTTGGTGTGTGTTATTGATGTCTCTTGAACCTTTAAACTCTGTCTCCTCCCCATTTAATCAGTTCTGAGTTAATTTTTACCAAAGTGACtatggacacatctacactggtcATTTAATGAAGTTTAAAGGCAGGTTAAGAGTGCATTGTTGACGTAATGTGAGGTACACTACAAGCACACTTTGTGAATATGCGCTTCTAGTGTACCTTAAGCTCTTTAAAATGGGAGATGTAAAGTTGGAGAATACTTTGAAAAGAAGACATTAAATGACTCCACAGAACGTGAATCACTGTGCAGACACCTGAAGTGCTCCGCTGATTTGCACATGCTCCTTCCAGAAACAGAATGGGACATTCTCCACGGTGTCTGGTTTAAGGCCAGCCTCTGTGATGTGTGTAAGCATCATCCAGCCCATGAACTGCAGTGTAATCATTCACACAGCAAAAGCACATCCTTTTATGCTAGTTTCATCCAAGATTAAATTGTCAGTGTAAAGTATCCTGTTTAGAGAAATCTGTTTCCATCTTGTTTTGCAATATTAAAATAAGATATTTGGGGAAACCCGTTTTTATTCCACCCCCCACTTTCAACCAGTCATGTCTGATACCTTTGTGAGAACAGGTGAATTTTAGTAATGACTGAAGTGTGTCTGCCATTCAAGAATAAAAGAATTGTACTGTGTAAATGGGTAATAAGTAGAAATTCATTATGTTTTTAAAACTCATGACCAGTTCAGCAAAATGGATCTGCTGGCAGCATTCTGCTGTTTTGAGCAAGTGGCAATACATAACACTTCTGATACAATCTAACCTGGATTCTGATCTTTCAAGTGGGAAAAAACGACAAGTAACAAGTGTCTGCCATTGAATTAATTAGCAGAATCCCCCTTATTAAACGTTTGTGGtttaatattgtatatataatacaCGCTGAACCAGTTCCTAGTCTCCAGATCTTAATCCAAATACGATTGATAGTTTGCCTTGCTACACATACATCTAATAGTGGCCGTGAGAAACCAAAGGCACTTAAAGTACAATCTAAATAAGCTTCAGCACTGCTAGAAGAGCTATGGATATCAATGCTTCTTCAGTCGGCCCCAGCTGCTGTTTGCTAAGCTTTGTGTGATATGCAGAATTTGTTTTATAGACATTTTGTCCAAATCCATTCTAGCCTGGACTTCATTTCAAGCTTGATTTTGAGGACATAAGTGAAATATACACTTTGATGGGTGAGATTCTATGTAATTAAAGTGGGCATATGCACACTGCCTGGGGGAGAGATGCCAATCACTAATTCATTAGACCTATGTCAATCTTCATTGTTTAACACCTGCCAGAGTATTAGTACATTGTGCATTAGAAATTGTTTCTGTTTGAAACAGGGTTGTGTTCCAATTCCTCAAAAGACCTCTCAGAGTAACACGAGAGCTTCTACCAGCCCCTTAACACTCATcccatttttaatgtttatttttaatacaatATTTTAGAGGAAACAGAGGCCTCACAACTCTTTAAGATTTCCTAAACAGAACTGAAGGATTCCAATTTGGGTTCCAGTCTTGTTTGGGAACAAAAACAATTTTGGTTGGTACCTACATAAGAAATTGCATGAGGAAGTATATACCTATTGGTTTTACTGGTTATCTCAGATGCATTCAATAACATTGATCACAAAACCCTATGAGACCATTCTGCTGATCTGAGGCATCAGGGCACATTTTTTGCAGTTCTTGTCCTGTTTGGCTGAACGTTCCCAGAAGATAGTGCTGCCAGGCTGCTCTTCATCCTCAAAATTGTTGTCCTAGTGTCCTGCAAGGTTTAATACTTTTGCCTGACACCTGCAAGAAGGTCCCGATGAAAGTTCTCTGGAGCTTTTTATACACACCGCCCTGGTTTTGCTCCAATGGCTTCTGGTTTACTTCTAATCTCACTTCAAGATGCATGTTTTGATTTAAAAGTAGCTTGGGGTCAAGATACCCACTAGATGTCATTTTTTGTTAAATGATAGGGACAAAATTATAGACCTGCTATCCCTCTATGCTGCTACCACTATGTGTTTTATGGCAGACAGTTTCTTTTATCTGGCCATTAAGAGTGATACTCTCCCCCCCCCTTACTCTAtgagtattttaattgttttccaatttctttaaaataaaaatattagatCTATTTTTAAAGCTGGAATCAAGTAGTACTTCTTATGCTTAAAATAATGTAATTTCAGTTCTGAGGTAAATTATAATGGTATTTTTAAAGCTTCAGAGTTATGAGTACTCATTGGCAACAATCCTGTCCCGTTGTGGTAAATTATGTCCAGTGAATAAACCCATTTCTTAGCCAGGATGCTACTGCCCTCCAGTACATTTGTGTACCTTCCAGCCTATATGATTTTCTAGCAAATTTAGCAAAATATAGGAAGGAGTGTTCAATTTAGTATTTAGAAGCACTTCTCACAACCTCTAGATATGTTTAAAAACTGAAATTAATTTGAAAGTACCAATACAAAAAAGTATAATCTCTGAATACTCAAAATCCAAATTAAGAAATGCTACTGAATGCTGTCATTCAGTAACGGTCAATACGATATCATCAATATTAGTACACAAAGCCTATAATGTTCATCTTTTTATTGAATATTCAGGTAAATATTTCACATTAATACAGGCTACATAAAGTAGAGCCACTATACGACATGAAATTTACTCAACGTTTTTCCTTTTAAGTATGTAAACAATTATACATGTATTTACCACCCTAAAAGGTTGAAATCATGTAATCATCTAGTTCTCTGCTGCATACAAGTAGCATTCAGTAGTGTTTAGCCAAAAGCACTAGGTTCATCTGATTTTGAGTTCAAAATGGCTAAACTAACTGGAGAACAGAATCAGTTGAATAGGTTCATTTTGTTCTTACACAATGGgcaaacaagtttttttttccttgtcatggcccacaggaaaaaaaatgcttaGTTAGGCACATTTAAAAAATTCCCAAGTTCTTCCAAGGTCATAGTTTTCTCCAAACAAggcttaaaaaaagaagaaaagaaagaaaagaaaagaaaacgtaGGCCCTCCTAAGTCAGTTGACGTATTTGAGGTGCATGTTTCCAATGTGAGGTGCCCAGGTACCAGGCCAAATCTACAACAGGAGAAACATATAGGAAGTTAATTTCAGGGTATAGCAGTATTGCCCCTGCAATGAGTTAAATAACTTCAGTACGGCAGAGCCCCTCAAATCTAGCAAATTAGAGTATGGCTCCAACATAAAAGGGATTAAATGTTCAAGCCTCCATTCATATATATACTACTGTCAAGTCAAATGCTAACATCGTTGGCTTATGTCCTTCACTTTGCTCTTCAACAACATGTAGGTTTGATCATTATTTCATGAGCCAACCCTCAAGACCTGAACAGAAAAGGTCGCCTCTAGCATACAAGGtataacacacaaacacacacgtaaTTAAAACATTTTAGGAAAATTTAACATGAAATTGGAAAAACAAGAAGCCTGTTGTGTTCTCACAAGATTTCAATTTTATTATTTAAGGCAAAAGCCTGAACTGTTAAAAGTACAAGAAAGTGGTTAATTACTGCACCTGCTGAGCATCAGTACATTCTGTTGAATTTTGGACAACTTTTATCATAGGATTCCATGCTGGATCCGGAGTATGCAGTCCATTGAAAAGAGGGCCACCTGGTCCATCTGCGAGCTGAGGGTGAGAAGGGACTATAGTGCCTCCGTACATGGAAATCGGTAGGCCCTGAAACAAAACAGATACCCATTCAGAAGATGtagataaataaaattttaattaagAAGTAAACAATATGAGAAAAGAAATGTTAAtaatgagaaaaaaggaaggagattgCTATTCAAAATAACACTCCAAGTGCTGTTGCTGTTGCGATCGATGGAAAGAAACTGAAGGGAAAGAACATAGCATTGATGGTATGGAGCGAGACTTTTCCACCTGCAATTCCTTTCTACCCGATAAATTTTTATGTGGCTCTGGATATTATCttctatacacacaataaaagtgaaaatatgtatgtggctagggtgtccacttacacagacaagctcctgcttccacaaacagctatagctcccagtagtcaggagacaccaaaagctctccctccaaggacattgcaggttatagtgagcaccatgaacatgcccaagagccctgccaatgtcctccacaaacaccatactgcccactgaATATTCAATAAAAagccaagtgaaggctttcatacgggcaCAATTTCATCTTAAATTTTATGTgtttctccaccacagacaccccagtgtttcttattctccccattgctgtggaatttgcatgactccacccactgcctccccttaacactttcctattcttttctatggcacacagcaaacagaagaattgatcagcaactgaacatactagaaaggtttggggagaattcactatgagttataggagttgtaggtactgggatgtaaagttcacctgcaatctaagagcacgctgaactccaccaacgatggacctggaactaacttggaacacaagagcccccatgactagtAAAAAATACTGGgggaaattcactttgatttgggggagttgtaattcacctatatccagagagcactgtgaaccaaaaAACCAATTGATCTGGACCAGATTagacacacatacctgatatgttgaaatctgattactggaggggtttggggggaactgaccttcttttctgggagttgtagttcaccctcaaccagggaaactgtgacctccaccggtgatgggcctggaccaaacgtggcacagaacccccatgacaaattcaacctactggaggggtttgaggggactgactcaccatagtgggagttgtagtttatcctacagccagagagcacactgaaccccactgatggtGCATCTAGAGCAATCTTGCCCAAcacaacaaactttaagtactgatggagtttcttgggattaacctggcatgtgagttgtagttcacccacaaccttatgcattttgtacaattaaaaatgactttttcaactATCCCGGAcaacgctgggtacccaagctagtaggtatataaaatagggataaaaaccaaacattttctGATAATAAAATCACCCTTTCCAAGGCTTATTAAACAGGCTGGTGTTCTTTTTGGTGGAATgcagctgaaacattttctgcatcGTCTGCTGTAGGTGCTGTACAACAGATTCATGCAAATGTCTAGAATACTTACTAGGTGGCGTTAAGACACCTTTATTGCCGAATTTTTCATTACCCcaatattgagctaaggggacacCACTTAGTGtcagaacccacagtttaagaagcagtggtataGTGCACTCTGTTGCAGGAACAGGGATGGCTTCCCATATCTAGGTGTGGGACATTTCCATCATGGCCCTCCACAGATACAAGACTCCAGCTGTGTGAGGCACAGGGACCACAAAGAAATAAATCTTAGGGAAAACATGCCAGCcatagaaaaggctaaagataaTGGCAGATAGCGTCAGAGTCAAAAGTAGGTGAGCCTACTCCTTTCCCCATAATTCCTTGTTCCTCTTGTCATTACTGCATACCTAGAGAACTGTTAAGACAGATGCAAAATTGCTCTTGCAGATGCCTGAATAAATTGACTGCAAAGGATCATAGCAGATCAGGCCAAAAATAGAGTTTAACCTACTGCCCATCTCTGCCCTAGAAATTCACCAGTCCATGTCTACATAATAAgctcttcctttaaaaaagaaatgtagaAATTAACCTAATATGTGCCGGGATATTATCTACAATACATGTTATGATTGTCTAGTTCATTTCAATGTCTTGTTCATTTCATACGTGTTTCCAAACACTAACACAAAACAAAGAGGGTCTCCAAAGCTCATAAATAGAAGATTGCTGGATACGAGTTTCCAACAAGAATACCTGCAGacatataaataatatacttATACAAAACATTTATAGTAAATATGGATTACACTGTAGCAAGTACGCCTATTATGTGCATGATAAGTCAACAGAGAGGGTCAGTATGTGTGTGGCAGAGGAAAAACTTGAAAGCATACTTTAGAGAAATCCACAAAGCTGTTCGGCATTGGCTGCTGGAAAATGTTTGAGGGAGCCACAATTCCAGAGTCATCTCTCTCCATTGGCTGATGCTGGGAAAAGGTGCCTGGGTCCGACAGCTGCTGATGTACTGGGTGATTTCCCATTACAGGCTGCGACCAACCTGACAAGCCTTCTAGAAAGACAATAAATGGCTTGTTTAAAGACTGCATAAACCCACAATTCATCACACATATTATTACAGTTTCATCAGGAAGCTAGATGTGGCATTGCTACTCACTCTTGTCAAAGTTGTTCAGCCTAATTAATTCTAGCCAATGTGCCCCCAAAAGCTTCTAGTCAGTAATCCAAGGTAAAATTCAAggatttcttttttctgttttaatgCTCCATTTCTGCTTTTTTTACACATTTAGAAACTTGGTAGCTGTCCTTGTGCATCTAACCCACTATTATTCTTTCTGTCAGTTTTTCTTCAGTGTCAGAAAAGCAGTCTTTCCAGGTGCTGCTATTTGAGATCCCTTAAGCTGTCCTCTTCTGACATTCTTTCATCGTTTCACCCATCATTCTCTTCCATGTTTTGGCATTTCAAGCCAAATATACTAGAAGGCTGCACTTACAAACACATTTCAAGTTCTATGTTGAAACCTTGCTCTCTGATTTCCCTGAAACAATGCTAACTTCTCAAAAGAAACACTGTTATTTGAAGTGTTAACTGACATAAAGTGTTGCAGTAATATTTGCTAGCTTCCTGtgttatatttttttctttgtggtCTGACGTCTGCATCTTGAATAGTATAATTCTTTCTTTTCCAGTATTACAGTGGTTGTCAAATCTATGCCCACGCCTTTTCTTCTCTAATATGCCTCTTTGTATCTCTTGTTAATTATATCTTTTTGTCAAATTATTATAAACTCTTCCAAAAAAAGCCTTCTTATCTTGTGAATTGCCTTTCCAGTTATCAAATCAGTTTAAATTGTCTTATTTTTATATCAATCACTCTATTCCTCCTATTTCCTACACCAGCTCCTGGggaaaacttttcaaaacatGAATATTCCtttgcagtggttctccacctgtgggtcgccaggtattttggcctacaactctcagaaatcccagccagattaccagctgttaagatttatgggagttgaaggttaaaacatctggggacccacgggctCAGAACTATTGCTTTAATGCTCATCTATCCCCTGTAGCTATCCATATCTCCCTTCATAATGTAGAAACCCAAGACCAATCCTTCTTTGGTCCCACCCATCTCCTTACATCTTCTGCCATTTAAGACCTCTTATTGCCTgaacagaagtggggaaaaagaGCAGTCTGGAGCCTCACCATAGAAATTATATTCAAAGGAACGTTCTGCTAAAATTTAGCAGCAGAAGTTCCTCCATTCCAATCAGTACTTAGTCTGATGCTCAACTGATATTTATCAAGGAATGAAGAACCATAGAGGGCTTTGCTGCTTTCACAATCTGCCAGCAGGTCTAGAAGTTGTAATACTTATTCCAGCTTTCCAAACTAAGATTAATTTATAATAAACCACAGTAGCCATTTAAATTACCATTCAATTCAATAAACCATCAACTATTTGATGGTTATATTTggagttatgaagtagaaatgtaGTAAGGAATTTGTAATCAACTGGGGTTTATTTTAAACCAAGTCAAcaggcttatatgtatttttgggttttttttaaattaaaaaatgtgtACTCCTTGGGTATTTTCAAAACTCACAGAGTGAGGCCTCATCCTTTCTGCAGTTACCCATGTTTGTGCAGATCCATTTCTTAAGCCACCAGAACTTAGTCAATGGTATGCGACATGCATAAGTACAGAACATATTTAATTTCCATTTTAATTGGTTTCAGtcataaataataactttattcttatacctcgccaccatctccccaaagggactcaaggcagtttacatatgggacagaatgaccacaagacataaaaacaaaacaatccttTATGAAACATTCAGCTCAAACGTTCCATTAGAAAACTGCTTGACTGATGGTATTTTATACTCCTCTCCTGCTGCCTCATTGATCCTGAAAAGACCTTCCTTTTTAACTGTTCAAATCAGATACTTGTACCTTTGAgatcttttcttctgcaggcttacCTGAGACGTTGTTGACACCAAAGGACCAGATGCCACTGTGCCCAACAGGAGCCGTGAAATTCGTTCCCAAGGGGGTCGGGGTGACGGCGCCTCCCTGTCTAATGCGAGCCAGTCTCTCTGTCCCAATGGGCGGTGGCACCTTACGATCTTGATttgtgctccctgactttggcTGACCCAGGGCAGAAGGTGCAGATGCAGCGGCGAG
Encoded here:
- the SRA1 gene encoding steroid receptor RNA activator 1 — encoded protein: MAELYVKPGNRERGWNDPPQFSYGLQQRQGPRGGAARRGALSRRPAEAPPEAERAATERAAKTTTPPAGPPLPPPPPPPGPGGLPASPPCPVGLPPPPSGLPGPSLRTDATNLLISEAEEDCAMEDVLSPLNEALDNCRKTLRKQVCDDIGKRLVILQQMWEQGKLSAPVRKGMRILIHEFKNQHWDAADEIHRSLMVDHVTEVNQWMVGVKRLIAESRNLPTEDLATVEHEQKVQTSLEPECQHD